The genomic window GTTATGGCTCTTGAAAGGGTTCCCGCTGACATCAGGGCTGAAGGGGGAGTCGCGCGGATGGCCGATCCTCAAAAGATTTTAGAGATCATGGACGCAGTCACGATTCCGGTTATGGCAAAGTGTAGAATTGGACATTTTGTGGAGGCGCAGATCCTCGAAGCACTTGGAGTGGATATGATCGACGAATCTGAGGTACTCACGCCTGCCGATCCATTTTATCATGTAGACAAAAAAAAGTTCAGCGTTCCATTTGTATGTGGTGCGAGAGACCTCGGTGAGGCTTTGCGGCGAGTTGATGAGGGTGCCGCGATGATACGCACAAAAGGAGAGGCTGGGACTGGAAATGTGATTGAAGCGGTCAGGCACCAGCGCATGATCATGGGAAAGATTAGGGAGCTGAAAGGAAAAGAAGACGAAGAACTCATGACAGTTGCAAGAGAAATACAAGCACCTTTCTACCTTGTAAAGGAAGTGGCGGAGCTGCAACGATTGCCGGTAGTGAATTTTGCTGCTGGTGGTATAGCAACGCCTGCGGATGCTGCACTCATGATGCAGTTGGGATCCGACGGCGTTTTTGTCGGTTCTGGGATTTTCAAGTCGGAGAACCCAGAAGAGAGGGCAAGGGCGATTGTAGAGGCGGTTGCACACTTCGATGATCCTTCTACGTTAGCTGAGATTTCCAAAGGACTAGGTGAGGCGATGAAGGGCATCGAGATATCTATGATAAGGCCGGAACAAAGACTACAAGAAAGGGGATGGTAGGCTCCAGATTAGCATTTTTTCAGGTGACTATTGCGTGCAGTAGATTTTTCTGCTTGGCAATCTTGATCTCCCGAGCAATACGTCTCCCCGTACTCATTTCAGGTTCGATAAGATCAGAGTAGGGTGAGCCGGAGATGAACGGGTTTGTTCCCGCAACAATCCTCGATGAAACCTCGAAAACCTTGAATTCAAGCCGATCCGTGACGATGGTTTCCAAGCAAAACGGCCCTATCATGCCGCCGAACAACTCTACTGAGCGTCTGATGACACGTTCGCCCATATCAAAAACTTTTGGCAGAAGACTTTCTCTTATC from Methanomassiliicoccales archaeon includes these protein-coding regions:
- the pdxS gene encoding pyridoxal 5'-phosphate synthase lyase subunit PdxS, which encodes MPIELDLARLRCGTELLKRGFAKMQKGGVVMDVTNAEQACIAEDAGAVAVMALERVPADIRAEGGVARMADPQKILEIMDAVTIPVMAKCRIGHFVEAQILEALGVDMIDESEVLTPADPFYHVDKKKFSVPFVCGARDLGEALRRVDEGAAMIRTKGEAGTGNVIEAVRHQRMIMGKIRELKGKEDEELMTVAREIQAPFYLVKEVAELQRLPVVNFAAGGIATPADAALMMQLGSDGVFVGSGIFKSENPEERARAIVEAVAHFDDPSTLAEISKGLGEAMKGIEISMIRPEQRLQERGW